The window TGATTCTAAATAATCCGTGAATCCGGTAACTCCACACGTGATTCTAAATTCGATCTGAGTAtaacatacatacatacatacccTTGATAAGAGAACATGTGCACCAGCGTACTTATTGTCCCAACTGAAAAGGTCGGGTTCATCATCACTTCCAATCGATTTCAACATATTGTAGTAGTACATTTTATTCGTAGCTCTAAACAACCACGCCGCACCCCATAGTAGTTCATCCTGCAAATCAATCAAACAAATTACATTTGGTATTaagttaaataataatttagtaTCGCAAAATATGCTATAATCTCGGACTACGCAAGTCCGGGAGGGTTCGCATTGGGTCACATTTGCTGATGTGACACAATCTGAGCGGTCCCGAATTCTAAATGAAAATGCCCAAAATAGCCCTTAATTTATATTTACCTTGTAGCCAGAATATGAGCAATAAAAAGGACAAACAGCTGATCCAAGAGAGTCACTATAAGCACCCTGATATTGTAAAGCAAATTGCATGACTTTCTTCGCTGTAGCCAGGAGTAACTTAGAATATTTAGGATCGACTTTCCGGAACACCATAGACGCGGCGGCCAACGCCGCAGCAGTCTCTCCGGCGACATCAGACCCGGGATTACTACTCGAAACAGAGTAAACAGAACGGACGGTATCCATATCCTCCGGCCTTTCCCAGCATTTATGGTCAACGTTAGGATCACCAACACCAACGTATAGTTTACCAGGAGTGGCTGTGGCACATTTCAAAAGATAGTCCGCACCCCAGCGGATTGCGTCCCTAGTATTTTGCAGTTGAGGACCCATTCTTTTCCCATATTCCAATGCGCTCCATGAAAGCATTGTGGTAGTGAAAGCCATAGGGAAATTGAATTTGACATTGTCGCCGGCGTCGTAGTAGCCTCCGGTTAAATCAACACCGGCAAGATGGCCGTCGGAGAGGCCTGAGTTTGATCGCCATTTGATTTGTTGGGAAGCAGGAAGCCTGCCGGACCTCTGGGCTTGGaagaataaaattgatttaGCAAGGGCGTCTTTGTAATTTGGATTGGCTTCCACAAAACGCGAAACCCAAAGCGTCAAACAGAACAAAAcgcagaagaagaaagaaactcTCTTCATTGCTCAAGAAcactttttaaatttaattttaattttttttgggtttGATTGAAGAATGAGGCATGGCTTTATATAGGGGATTCTTAAAACCTAACCGTAAATCAAGGCTTTTGCATTCaagaatttttttattgttatttttttagttatgtCCAAACATCTCTTGCCTAATTAATTAAGGTTTGTTTGCCTTATAGTTACAAAAGAAAAATGTAATTAAGGTATCTAATGATGAAAAAGTTGCCTATGGTAATTATGATTAAAGAAGGAAATGTAACCTATATCTTTGTTATTAATTACAAGTTACCTCTCTAAAACGCTTTTCCAGTTTTAGTGTGAAGTAGGTCGACGCACGCGTGATTGTGACTTGAGCAGCAATCCAGATCCGTGCAGCAAGCAATTTGAAATGAACAGAATGCGGTATTCCACTAACTTGAACCGAAATTCACCAATGATAATCATGAGATCCAAAAACCATGATATGTTAGTATTTATATGAAGTATAGAATCGTTTACATAAACAGATCAATAGTTCAAGGACATTGTATATACTAGTCAGccattaaagtaaatatattttcacAAGTGAATGTTCAGTAGTCGATGCCTACCTATCCCATATAAATATCAACCGTAAAAAGATTATCACcaaaccatatttttttttaaaacaaaacactAGACCATATCTATTcatttctaattttatttatatgaaaAATTATTGGATAAATGACtataaaaattgattttattattatttttttgggtagggaaaattgattttacttttaattttattacaaattaaaagccaaataaaaataagaaaccATTTTGTGTCAAATGATACAACTCGATTAAAGACCATCTCTAGTGGTGGTTACTTGGTTGTTACTAAATGGGTTAAGTAACAACTATCCACTAGAGAAGTTATTACTTTGTTGTTACTGAATTAAGTTTGTTACCTCTGTTAATAACAAACCATGTTTTATTCcctaaaattcaaaattaagcGGTTTGTAGGCCACGCCAAGTGTGGTCTTCAAACAAAATTGctttttaatagaaaaaatgtCGTTTCATTCCTAATTAATTACAGTTTCGATATcccttatatattttttactccataatattttaaaaaactacAACCCTCTAATGGGATGTTACTTAACCTGTTACTAAGTGCACTTAAGTCATAATGATTGTCACCAACCATTATGGATGCTCTAAACTTCGCAAGTGTTTCCATCCTTCCATAATTtggttaacttttttttttttcattttttgtaagaaaaggtaaaagaaaaaaaagagagaatacactattaaaaaacaaaaaccatTTCCTAACTATTATTAGTATTTTTTCTAAGTTGAAGCAACAATCTTGCTTTACTTTCTTTTAGTCGTGTAATATTTGTTGTCCCTTCGATCAATTTAGTTCCTATTTTGGTGATAACTTCATACGGTTTGAATTTCCcaacttttttgttatatatacaTTAGAAAATAGTAGATAATTGCAGCTAAATCTATCCTAAAAAAACTGATATTATCAGGTTTCAGATTATTTCGTCCGATTGTTTTTCATCAAAAGATTATATAATTTCATTTGATTCTTGTACTTTGAGATTCATTATATTTTATGTTCTTTTAATTATTGTATTCTtgtttatgttattttttaaaattaaataattactaacAAGTATAAGTACATTTAAAAAACAATGACATTGTTTCGAACATCTTTTTTAATAAACTACCGCAGTTAGtaaattttttaattcttaataaattTTGACTATCAATATGGTAAAGAAATTTATAATCCTTCTACTATTTTGGATACCATGTGTTATAATATTTATACACACCTTCAAGACTTATGTACACCTTACCTTAATTGTTTAGACTACttgtcataaaaataaaaataaaaatttaggcTACTTGAATTGAAAAGAATGCATATATCCGTGTAGAATTAGTTGGGAATTATTATATAAAGAAATGTGGGGCAATTACTTCTTTAATTATTCACATTTTGAAATTTGTCTttcatatatatttcatattctttttgttcaatttttcgtACATATGgaacaataatatttttgttttgaaaatAATATTCTCTCATTTCAAACTACCATTTCAATAATAGggttaatttctttttcttgcacACTCTGCGAATCTCATGCGTAGAGATTCCACTCCGTAgaccaatttaattatttttgtcatttgaaaataaaacatcatctgtcaaatatatgtgttttggGATAAATAACAATATGGTATTTAGGGATAAGGTTATATTTTCTTTCTCGGCCCCTCTGACTGCCGGAACCACCATGACCAGAGGTAGTTCCGGCCTCCCTGTACAAAATTTAACGATTATCGTGCTAAGTTGACGATTTGATTAAACTTTGATTAGATATTTCATAAATTGGGCACTTGATCTAGAATTTTGATTGAGTATTTGAGGGGCGGTTCCGACCCCTGTCTCCAAGAAATATTAATGGCGTGCTGATTTAATACCCCCAAGATAGTCTGAGAAGTGTTAAACCcttcctaaatccaaatttctaattttgtttttgcatgttaggccctctaaatccaaatttctatttttttgcaCGTTAGGCCATCTCAAatcaaaatttctaattttttttcctattatGTCCTCAAattgatacttaaaaattgATTCTTGACTACTCAAATTATATCTACAAGAAAATACCCATTTACTGATGGAAAATTCCGTCAGTAAAATGTTGACGGAAGAAAAACCGTCAAATATACATGCGTGGGTAAATAATGTTGATGGAAAATATCCGTCAAAATATGCTGACGTGTTCTTTCATGTTCAAACCGCCAAAACCCTTTGACGGTACAGTTCGATGGAAATATTTCCGTCAGCATATTTTCTCGTCAAAATATGTTAGCTGGCAGAATTTTCCGTCgtagttatttaattaatatatatttttaatgatgttaaataattgaaaatataacacgtatatatacagAAAAAATTTAAGCAACCTtgatttaacattttttttacacACGCACGTCTAAAATCCGCCCACACCACTGAAAATGTGTACTCATATTGCTATATGTTGAAATAAATAGACCTTTCAAGATTTGAACACTCCATCGCTTTGTCTAAAAAACTATAATACCATGTCATATAataatttgaataaaaatttaagttgatagataaattaaataaatttgatttgtTGTAATGTAAGTAATTAAGTAAAATGCTCTAAAGACCTACTTATATCCAAAAGGGCCCTACCAAAAGCATAGCAGTATGCatgcataaatttttttttgagggTGTTGGGTGTGTTTGGTTAAATGGCGACCGAAATGGGAAGAAATTACAAGAATTAGGAAAACGGGTTTTGATTATGGGGAGAAAACAATATGCATAATTACTGTTATAACCGCAAAAACTGCAAAAAACAACGCCCAATTAGTtgaaactttttttaataaaaagaaaaggagaagGCGTGAATGGCGCGCTTTGATGGGCCCTTGGATTGCGCAAAGATATCGGCgccaatatttttatatttcccaAATAGGCTACGAGCCCAAATTGCAGTTACTTTCTTCCTTCTTGGgattctgtttttcttcttttctcctATGCTTTAGGACTAAGTTCCCACCTTTAACTATATTAATTCCACGTTTAATCTATGAGGGGCCCTTTATCTTCTTATGAGAAGAACCAATTGTGGCCCCGTTTGGTCAAAAgtgttttgggataaaaagaacggttttgaccaactttagaagtttgaccactgaaaccgctaattgaagtgtttggtggagagaggcttaagagagagttttgagatgaaaacgctaatttagaaaaagctcttaaaaggagctttttcaattagcgttttgcaattttaaaattaatggacttctttaaccctaataatagatagactctctcttctcatgcgtcaaaattaatgcccttattcgtctttttgcacaaaccgctattatcaatcagctaatttttaccaaacatgtctacacaaacaactaatcaaatcagcttgtcaaatcagctaacagctaacagctaattcccaaacagggccattgatttaactattttttatttgtcatgtctaaacaagtttgtcgataaattgaaacagttccatatatttttttttgttggtttttgtaactatattaataacacagtaaatgTATTAGAcagttaaataaaaaaaaattgtgattaacttatatgtagcagctttagtttttagcattttaacataatttttgtaattttgttagtaatacattaaatattttagacataattgttATTTGGAAGGTCTAAACAGGGCCGCCCCTGGGAATAGGCCCGGGGTGCGGCCGCCCAGGGTCCAAGACTAAAAGGGgcccaaaaaaatttaattttttgaatatatactttgttttttgatataaatttagttataataTCCATTAGGTCTAAAAATTaaccaaataatatgatattttaggtctaaaatggacccaaatttctatttttagattttttagtacaatttttttttattaagagccCATTATCTCTTATTTCGCCTAGGACCCCTAAAatgtcaggaccggccctgggTCTAAAGTGACAGTAAATACCGGTTAAAccagttttttctaatttttgatagCGTAagtctaaaattgatcttgcttgataACGGTAGGGTTCAATTTGTAACATTTCATACATTAAGGTTAAATATGTACTTTCCTtaaaatgttagggttaaatttgatttttataaaaaaatatattaaaataagttAAAATATGTATCACTTTAAAGTTTAGAGCACTAATAGAGCATTGtaatttggataaataatttattactctCCCTGACACATTGTTTACtccttttattttgaaaaacacattataacatctatatttttttttgtcaactttAATCTTTTGgtctttttatcttttttttttaaccaaatataTCTTAGCTTCAGTTGCGTTCACATGAATCCTaatgaccacgtaaatttgaTCATCCACCATTAAATCTAGGCGGATTAAATATAAGccttaggatgttttgaatctctaccttaggattttaatccgtctagatctaacggtggaTGATCAAATTTACGTGGttatcagggtccatg of the Euphorbia lathyris chromosome 7, ddEupLath1.1, whole genome shotgun sequence genome contains:
- the LOC136234897 gene encoding endoglucanase 9-like, translated to MKRVSFFFCVLFCLTLWVSRFVEANPNYKDALAKSILFFQAQRSGRLPASQQIKWRSNSGLSDGHLAGVDLTGGYYDAGDNVKFNFPMAFTTTMLSWSALEYGKRMGPQLQNTRDAIRWGADYLLKCATATPGKLYVGVGDPNVDHKCWERPEDMDTVRSVYSVSSSNPGSDVAGETAAALAAASMVFRKVDPKYSKLLLATAKKVMQFALQYQGAYSDSLGSAVCPFYCSYSGYKDELLWGAAWLFRATNKMYYYNMLKSIGSDDEPDLFSWDNKYAGAHVLLSRRALLNNDKNFEQYKVEAENFMCRILPNSPFTTTQYTQGGLIYKLPQSNLQYVTSITFLLTTYAKYMKSTKHTFNCGNLEVNPISLLVIAKRQIDYILGVNPIQMSYMVGFGPHYPKRVHHRGASLPSLASHPQVIGCDGGFQPFFYSGNPNPNVLTGAIIGGPNQNDGFPDDRSDYSHSEPATYINAAFVGPLSYFAATSRS